TGCTTTATTACTTATCCCCCGGTTTTGTTGATTTGATTGGATTTGTTCCTTACTTAAGCACACTGCCTCTTAATATTGGATTTCAATCCTGTCATAAGACTTTAATcacatcatttaaaaaaaactatattaatctttttattgtCTTGTAAAAATTTAGTTCCTTTATAGTTAAAGAATAATTATAGAAGATCATACTCCTTGATCATGACATGTATGCATTTTTAAGACACTAGTATACTGCTATCTCCTCTGTTTAGAAGGTGTTATTTTCTTTGCGATCCCAAACAAAGCActtgaattgattttgaaaaatgttgaaattttttattttgattttaaatagaTTACTACtttgtgaaaaaatatattaaaaaaaatcaagtaattTGAAATAATACCTACAAATTTCAATTAGAATAACATTTATAGGATAGAATTTGAGTAACAGCAAACAAAAATATCTGAtacaataaataaagtaaaatattgacggttaaaataataaagaaaaaaaaggacaaaaacatCTTATTACGATAAATCTATCAACagtatcttaaaaaataaattttaaaaataacactttATCAACATAAATCACTCAATAGTGACTTTAAGGTCATAATTAAAAACTACCTATAAAAGAATCTTACAGAGATAATAATGTATCTTATTCTTCAATAATGTAATCAATGTAATActattctcttctctctttttttttttttctgtatacaGAATGTAATACTACTTTTGGGACATATTAATAAGCTTCTTTTCTCTTAATTGGAAGAAAAGTGAGTGTTCTTGTATACTTCATGTTCCCTTATTGTGTTACGTTTTCTTTGGATAGTACAATAAAATTACACAATGTACTGTGTAAAGGTGATTTCATTAAAATTGAAAGCCAAAATTCTTTCCAGCTGTGAGAATTGGTTAACGCAATTGGGAGCCAAATTTTTTCAATTCTCACTCGACTAAAATTTCTGGTGGCTTTTATTTATGATTGTCTAAATATTTCCAGGACCACCTgtagagaacaaaaaaaaaaaaaactttccatCATATTTAACATAGCACCTGGCCTCCTCTTAGAACGTGTAAATCTTCAATTCGTGGAAGTTCTTTATCTGCAGCATTTTTCACCAAGGCTTGTTGACAGAATGATGAActcgtcttcttcttcttctttttttcaattacaCAAACTctatgaaaatttataaaattatacaaactttcttacatttttttatccgGATAAATTAAACAAGACATcaaaaagtttaaaacattCACACATCCTATTCAACACTAATTAAGCTAAACCCTCATtggtaattttttaacatttagaTTAACCTTCCTTCATAAGAGTCTAATataatgtttttcaaaaaaatataaaggagtTGATATAGCGTATAAAAGGACGTGagtatatgtttttaaataattgaggTGAGATTAGTACAGGAGTAGATAAATACATAAGgtgtttgtgtaatttttttttacaaaacgtaattactaatattattattgtaggACTTTTGTTGTGCATTAAATTTGGAGATGGATATCATTTATGTCAGTGATCAACTTGCTTTAGACAGTTCATAAAAAATGTTGATTATGTATGTGATGagattatgttttgtttttcattcatggcagtgacttttttttttttgggtgtatTGTATTTATGGCAGCGATTATATGATATGAATGTGCCCCCTCCCACTTGTAAGCTGTAACATGTATTTGGACGTGTTCATGTTTCCCAAATTTATCTTTAGAAGGCACAAATGAAATTGTatagaaaataatgattatttggttgttgtttctaaaaattaagtttgacattaaaaaaactagattataaattattgtaatgaaatataaattgcgtattaaaaattaaattaaagtaaatatttgattttctacacctttcatttaattcaatttaattaattattatttaaattattcaaaatattgtttatatacttcaaatgttataaaatgaacaaatatatttttatttacaatataattctaaatgaaaatatttttatgtacaTGTTACAGAATTTGTGTTGTTCGTTTTTCTAATTGAGTTTTAACTATTATCAAATCATTATatctatgaaaataaaaaatatattacataattatttcaTTAGATGAAATACTATATTGACATGTACTTTGATATTATTTCACCATGAAATTAGCTAAAATTGTTGGAAGCGTcttttgagaaaaatattatttaaatttatttggcaTATTAGACACATTTTTACTGATTTGGTTTTTGTAATCATCttctataaaattagaattaattgaataaattaattctttttcaaCAAGTAGTACATAGTGCCCGTAAAATCAATAAGTACTTAGACAAATTAtaggtagttttttttttaaaaaaaattacaattataatcataaacaacatcgtcaatttatatgaattattttaattttttcttacaaaattgaaaatatttgcaAACATGTATCGCTTCACAACTAAACAGATATCTTGTGTAATGGCATGAGTCAATCATTAActctttttaataataacattttgatataataatttatttttatattataaatcaaaatacataatttagAAATAggccttatttttttattattttaattatattttgttaatattttatttttatgtacatCTCACATATTATTATTGCtactaataaaaaagatatgtaTCGAGaccatttcaaattattttcattttatgtttacttatatatttaattttcttatttggttaccattttcaatctactgttccttttatctctatctcttttttaaatataattatttttaaaattatcaataattaaaaatatctttacattatatcttaaattatttattaaaaatacaaaatataatttataaaattatttaataaaatttaattatgatataatttgtatattaattttttttacttatcataaattttatttctatcaaAACAAACATTTGTCTTGAATAATGtctttttagttatataaaaaaatatatacaagagttacaacaccaaccaaaatgactaatattttttaaatactcgtcattttcgtggtaatcatataaaatttttgactttttttctcCAAAGGTCTATTTAATTAAATGGGTCCCACTTTTGTAAAATGATCATTTTCTCACTTACCTTTTAGATCCTTCGATTTTCATAGGGCTTCATAAGGAGGcctcattttctctatttcttaTGTAGTGTTTTACacacttgtgtgtgtgtgtttgtttatatatatgagTTGTATtgtgagtttgaaaatgtttgtcTTTTAGTTTGATTGTGtgtgcaaaaattatttttagctttGACTACTCGTGGAATGGATAgttctattaatttattttctttagagcttaagaaatcatttttttattcttaagaaATCTTTAcaacataatatttatataagaacatctttaataaaaaattttaattgagtttttGCTCAAGTGTTTTTCACACTAGAAATTGAGTTTTAGAGGAAGAACTCTAAAAaaactcatatttttaaaaataataatccttagttattttttttacaactaaaatccaagaatttaaattagattttatcattaaaacaaaaaaatacaaaaattctatcattttatgtaatattataGGACCTAAAAAAATGATTCAAGAATCCAAAATGAATTCTTTCATTAAAAatactcttaaaaaaaaaactcaaaactcATTTGTTCCCAtcataaattttgttaaacaaCCCATCTTAAAGATAagcaatacatatatataaaatatcatattagaGATACTCTTATGAATATTATGTTTGAGCATACTAATTAGGTCAACACTTTATTGTCACACATCAATATCTCTATACTAGGTATTATTATGATAAACATGGCGGTCAAAGTGAAAGATATATAAAGTATGCTGGCTATTGATACCGATCCCCTTTTCATGTTTGTCCAGTGTGAGGCGAGAAGCTTGAAAGTCCGATCCCCATGTCGAAATTCCATGTGATGTTATTAGTGTTAGTGGCGTTGTTATggaattcaggcgcatcagaAGCAGAGGAATGCGAGAAGCGATGGATCCACATAAGAAAGCTCCCTTCAAGTTTGAACCTGGATCTGCTCGCTAACTGTTCGGAATACCCAATGTTGGACGACCTGTGTCCCTTCCTAGCAAACCACGGTCTGGGACAAAAAACCCACAACCACTCCCACAGTTGGTACCGAACCGACCCTTCCATGCTCGAACTCATCTTCCACCGTCGGATGTTGGAGTACCCATGCCTCACGCAAGATCCGCTCCAGGCTAACGCCATCTACCTCCCTTACTACGCCGCTCTCGACTCCTTACGCTATCTCTACGGCCCTGAATACAACTCCAGCGCCAAACACGGCCTCAGCCTCTTCCACTTTCTCCAATCCGACAACCCCCAAATCTGGAACCGCCACATGGGCCACGACCACTTCCTCGTCATGGCTCGTCCCGCTTGGGACTTCTCCCAGCCTCTCTTCAACGACCCTCCCGTTTGGGGCACTTCCTTTCTCGAGTTGCCTCAATTCTTCAACCTCACCGCCCTCACGCTCGAGTCCCGCGCGTGGCCCTGGCAGGAACACGCCGTTCCCTACCCGACCTCCTTCCACCCTCCCAACCTCGGACTCTTCGAATCCTGGCTCAACCGCGTCCGCCGCTCCAAGCGTTCCGTCTTAGCCATCTTCGCCGGCGGAGGCGGCGTCTCCGCCACGCCCAACATCCGCCGCAGCATAAGGAGCGAGTGCGAGAACGCTACTACCTCCTCGGATTCCTCCTACGACACGCTGTGCGAGATTGTGGATTGCTCCAACGGGATTTGCGAGCACGACCCTATTCGGTTCATGCGGCCAATGCTTTCGGCCAGTTTCTGCTTGCAGCCTCCAGGGGATACGCCCACACGCCGCTCCACGTTTGACGCCATACTCGCGGGGTGTATACCGGTTTTCTTTGAGGAACTTTCGGCGAAGGCTCAGTATGGGTGGCATTTGCCGGAGTCGGAGTTTGAGGAATTCTCCGTGTTTATACCGAAGGAGGAGGTGGTGTTCAGAGGGATGAGGATTTTGGATGTGTTGCAACGAATACCGAGAACTAGGGTtaggagaatgagggagaaggtTTTGGAGTTGATACCGAGTGTCTTGTACAGGAAGCATAATAGTTCCCCGGGTCTCAAAACTAAGAAGGATGCTGTTGATTTAGCCATTGATGGTACATTGGATAAGATTCGATCCAGGCTTCGGGATCTTCATCTTGATTTTGTTATGTAAtcatagtttatttattttttggtttctttCCTTAATCGTTTTGCTCCCTTTATTCTAAGTTCATAATTAGACGTTTAAAgtagtatcttttttttttttttggttaataatCTATGAAACTTCACACGAAAGCACCAAATTGTGACAGCGTATCTATAAATTATTTCTGTCACCGGCATTTTGTTGTCTttgaaattttgtgtttgaagtTATGAATAGGGAAATGTTAGACTAGTGATAAGGAATAGGTGTATCCAATCTTGTCAAGTAGCTTCTCTGGATCAGCTTCAATTGATGATCCGCAAGGCCTTTTTTTCGATTCTGTATTTgtacattatatatattgtagtATGATGATTCTCGGGAATTTAATTGTTAATCCAGTTTAttattatgatcatttgaattctGAAGAGAAATCTCTTATTAGAAAGTTGAGAGGAAGATTAGGCATGCTCTTTGGGTTTCATGTTATCTTTCTTTGCTGTGTTTTAGAAGTGAACGTTAGCCTTGAGAATTAATGAAATACAAATTCAGTTTTGGAAGTTGCCATTAAGGCACTTGTTTACAAATCAATAGTTGTATTTTGGAACTGAAACATTTGGTGTAGTCTTCTATTATGTTCTATTGTTATGCTGCATTGTTTCTGTTGCAATGAAATCTATTTTCAGAGTCTGAGGTGCTGATTGCTGACATTGAACCCTTTCTTTTATTCAACTACGATTGTGTTTAACTATTGTCTGCAAAATGGCAAGGTTGCATTTCATGTTTAGAGAACAAGAATATTCGTAAATTGCTTTTTTCATCAtaattccttttcttttggtCTACAAGTTACAATTCATAAACTCTGTTTAGGGCCCCTGTTCTGAGCGCTTTTCACTCCACATCAACGCCTCATTCTGTCTGAGGATTTTGGTCCAGAACGAATCCATCACGATAAAAGCACAGTGCATGAAGATTACTTTTAAACACTTGTGGTAGACTATTggtaaataaatcgattttaaTCGATTAACCTCGTCTTTTGATGAATTTACCTGCTCAGGCGCAGCTCCAGGTGCAGCCTTTTTGTGGTCCATTAAGATGCATGAAGGCAATTTACTGTTGTCAGGCTCTGAACTCTGAAGGCAATTATAGCAGCAGCCTTGTTTAATCAATGGTGTTAagatttaactaatttttaattttgaaaatttgggTGTATCTTAGAATTATTGTTGTATTCTTGCTAATTTTACACATTGTGTGTAATTGGTGGATCATCATACAGCAATGGTAGAGCAGGAGGAATCACATGGATTTTGGAAGAGGAGAATTGCAGCAGACATGGGTTCAATGCCGTAAGTCATCTCATGGTGTTATTACACTGTTGCCAGGTTCTCCTAAAGTAGTTCAGTGTTCTCATATGACTATGATGACAGAGATCAGTAATACTTGGATTATTAAAACTGTGATCAGTAAATTCTATATGGGATTAAAATCTTGGACTACTTGGATAAGATTTTCTACATAGATCAGTAAATAACAGAAACTAActcaaggaaaaaaataaaaacactcgTTCTCTCCAACATTAGTACCTAGTCTTAAAACACTCAAGATTGGGGGAATTTACCGTCaaccaattta
This region of Glycine soja cultivar W05 chromosome 17, ASM419377v2, whole genome shotgun sequence genomic DNA includes:
- the LOC114391854 gene encoding probable xyloglucan galactosyltransferase GT19; its protein translation is MSKFHVMLLVLVALLWNSGASEAEECEKRWIHIRKLPSSLNLDLLANCSEYPMLDDLCPFLANHGLGQKTHNHSHSWYRTDPSMLELIFHRRMLEYPCLTQDPLQANAIYLPYYAALDSLRYLYGPEYNSSAKHGLSLFHFLQSDNPQIWNRHMGHDHFLVMARPAWDFSQPLFNDPPVWGTSFLELPQFFNLTALTLESRAWPWQEHAVPYPTSFHPPNLGLFESWLNRVRRSKRSVLAIFAGGGGVSATPNIRRSIRSECENATTSSDSSYDTLCEIVDCSNGICEHDPIRFMRPMLSASFCLQPPGDTPTRRSTFDAILAGCIPVFFEELSAKAQYGWHLPESEFEEFSVFIPKEEVVFRGMRILDVLQRIPRTRVRRMREKVLELIPSVLYRKHNSSPGLKTKKDAVDLAIDGTLDKIRSRLRDLHLDFVM